The following coding sequences are from one Achromobacter sp. B7 window:
- a CDS encoding ATP-binding protein, whose translation MRFPARFLVPRSLRARLILLILGAVLLTQAATLVTVSYFRHKFMEDVAIGYIVTTIRTLRAALSEVPAEDRADFVRTASQNQWRLWSRVLPAEAKLQRFNGRRPPPPPRAAPRPPPPPPSDTRPDTRSDTRPDSRPDSRPGESPPPPPSDGRGVDPGDSRSAQQREADHAAHEERMKRYQPEPDDIRRDLRVLVQLLNERLNDGTRVALSRGPTPEIFISLAPNSASEDVPRLREWLVIPLERLDPPVATPFIAAWLGGLGLLLLLAVGFSWHITRPITRLADAADQLAAGQPQRVEPSGPHETRALGERFNAMLDALAESDSVRRTLLSGLPHDLKGPLSRMWLRIEMADDSKLKEGLRTDLQDMQHMVDQFIGFVRGTDPAAYRYAPIVLSDWLVERVGAWQGAGTDIHLASVDDDAPLVVQADAVALGRLLDNLIGNALNHGAPPVNVSLRREDREAVLDVSDHGPGIVPERRQEALRPFSRLDDARTRTGSVGLGLALAEAIARAHGGSLELRQAESGGLCVRVKLPLSENG comes from the coding sequence GTCTTACTTCCGGCACAAGTTCATGGAAGACGTGGCCATCGGCTATATCGTCACCACGATCCGCACGCTGCGCGCGGCGCTGTCCGAGGTGCCCGCCGAGGACCGCGCCGATTTCGTGCGCACCGCGTCGCAGAACCAGTGGCGCCTGTGGTCGCGCGTGTTGCCGGCCGAAGCCAAGCTTCAGCGTTTCAACGGCCGCCGTCCGCCGCCGCCGCCACGTGCCGCGCCACGTCCGCCACCGCCGCCGCCTTCCGACACCCGGCCCGACACCCGTTCCGACACCCGGCCCGATTCGCGACCCGACTCCCGGCCCGGCGAATCGCCGCCTCCGCCGCCGTCTGACGGGCGCGGCGTCGACCCCGGCGACTCGCGCAGCGCCCAGCAGCGCGAGGCCGACCACGCCGCCCATGAAGAGCGCATGAAGCGCTACCAGCCCGAACCCGACGACATCCGTCGCGACCTGCGCGTGCTGGTGCAGTTGCTGAACGAACGGCTCAATGACGGCACGCGCGTGGCGCTGTCGCGCGGCCCCACGCCCGAGATCTTCATTTCGCTGGCGCCCAATTCCGCCAGCGAAGACGTACCGCGCCTGCGCGAATGGCTGGTCATTCCCCTGGAACGGCTGGACCCGCCCGTTGCCACGCCGTTCATCGCGGCCTGGCTGGGCGGATTGGGCCTGTTGCTGCTGTTGGCCGTGGGCTTTTCGTGGCACATCACGCGCCCCATCACGCGCTTGGCCGATGCGGCCGACCAGCTTGCCGCCGGGCAGCCGCAGCGCGTGGAACCATCCGGCCCGCACGAGACCCGCGCGCTGGGCGAACGCTTCAACGCCATGCTGGACGCCCTGGCCGAGTCCGACTCCGTGCGCCGCACGCTGCTGTCCGGCCTGCCGCATGACCTGAAGGGGCCGTTGTCGCGCATGTGGCTGCGCATTGAAATGGCCGACGATTCCAAGCTGAAGGAAGGCTTGCGCACCGACCTGCAAGACATGCAGCACATGGTCGACCAGTTCATCGGTTTTGTGCGCGGCACGGACCCGGCCGCCTACCGCTATGCCCCCATCGTGCTGTCCGACTGGCTGGTCGAACGCGTGGGCGCGTGGCAGGGGGCGGGCACCGATATCCATCTGGCGTCCGTGGACGACGATGCGCCGCTGGTGGTGCAGGCCGACGCGGTGGCGCTGGGCCGCCTGTTGGATAACCTGATCGGCAATGCGCTTAATCATGGCGCGCCGCCGGTCAATGTCAGCCTGCGCCGCGAAGACCGCGAGGCCGTGCTGGACGTGTCGGACCATGGCCCCGGCATCGTGCCGGAACGCCGCCAGGAGGCGCTGCGCCCCTTCAGCCGCCTGGACGACGCGCGTACCCGCACGGGCAGCGTGGGCTTGGGGCTGGCGCTGGCCGAGGCGATTGCGCGCGCGCACGGCGGGTCCCTGGAACTGCGCCAGGCGGAATCCGGCGGGCTGTGCGTGCGGGTGAAGCTGCCGTTGTCGGAAAACGGCTGA